The Zingiber officinale cultivar Zhangliang chromosome 2A, Zo_v1.1, whole genome shotgun sequence genomic sequence aataatatgatatactaactctgtggttgcagactacacttattatgacttatagttattgtgtgtgatttgacccttggacatgttaaggacattttattgtgtatgcatgattatatttaactaatacagcaggagctgtattagccctaggatttttacATTTTGTTTCGACCTAGATTTTATGTACATTTccttgtggaatatatgatcgacatatgtaaaaaaaaaattatttttgtcgcggatcgtatccttgagaGGTGTGGTgatattggaggaccagaggcacagcggaaaaggaagctcgatgaacccgacgacatgaaccctagggctggcgacACGcaaaagacagtgatggaaaatgtcataatagttggaaaattaatttccatatttattacttttatttactatgatgtgtgtgatgaatgcttgcatagttaaaattcctcaccttaaataactaagtgggagagagattttaaataaaatttcacggtctccattaatGATTTGTAAATGATgcaaatatataaataaagaatcgCACACAAGCATATAAATAAAATTTCACGATCTCCATTATTTGTTTTATCTTAGTAATAGTACATAAACATATATAGATCATAGCACATTAATTTATTgtgaaaatatataaataaagaatcgGCTAGCTGCGCATGCAATTTTTTATAtcagcaaaaataattaagatCAATCATGATCACTTGCCGCCTTTTCTTATAAGAAGTCCCATGTACCTAcaaaaatcattataaaaataaaaattagattaGATGCCAGAGTATAGTATAGTATAATTTTATCATGCATCAGTACTGAAATTATTGATTATTACGTAGGTACCTGCCCAACATCATGAGAGTAGCTTGAGGATTGGTTCCTGGGGAGAAACTGAAGGTGGATCCATCGATGACCCTGAGCCCGTCGACGCCGATCACTCTGTAGTCATGGTCGACCACCTTCCCTACTTCACAGCCGCCGTGGAAATGATAGATGGTGTTCACCAGGTCCTTGCAGTATTGCTCCAGCGAAGTGCCGTCCTGCGGACTTCTTGCTCTGTTATTGACGACTAAGCTTGCAGTGAGATTCTGCAAGTACTCCACCGTTTGATTCGGGTATCTGAATTCGGAAAACGCTTCTGTATCCACCGTTCTCATGATCGTCTGCATTGCCTCCACGCATGTTCTGACATCCTCAGGCTCCGTGAAGTAGTTGTAGGTCACTGATGGATTGTCCTCTGGGTCCACATTCTTGAGACGAAGATATCCTCGGGACAGAGGCTTTGCCAATTTCTCAACTATTACGCCGGTATGGGATGACGAATTGCCAACTCCGAAGCTGAACCCCGTCAAAGACTCTATGTAGTAGCCCGGCCGGATTCCCACAACTTGAAGCGAAGTGGGACTCAGTGGCTCCGGCGAAGGCACCACCAAGACGTTCATCGGGTTGTCGGCGATGCCCTGGCCGACCATCGGCTGGTCCAGGACCACCTCGACGCCCAAAGaccggaggtggtccgccgggcCCACGCCGCTCAGCATGAGTAACTGCGGGCTGCCGAGGGCGCCGGCTGACACTATGATTTCCCCTGCAGAGATTGAGCCCTGCTTTAGGCGGGCCTCGTGGATGTTGCCGTCTAAGTCCTTGTACACCACGCCGTACGCCTGCGGCTGCTTCTTACGGTGGCCGCCGGCAGTAACGTTCCTGAACAAGATCCTCTGCGCCGTGGCGCGCACGAGAACGGTGATCCTGGCTGGGTCGGCGTACTTGAGGAGATCGGCGGCGGTGTGGCGATGGCCGGCCGGGTCGAAAATGGTCCCTCCGACCTTGGTGCCCTCCAAGTGATCATAGGTGAAGCCGTTATCAGGGGTGACTCCGGCCTCCAGAAGCCCTGCTCTCAAGGCCGAAGTCCAGCCCGTCAGATGAGGCCGGAAAACCACCTCTCGCTCCACCCACCGGAACGACTGGTCGACCAGCTTCGGGTTCAATCCCATGTCCATCACCTCCTGGCGGCTGGCGCGCGAGTAGAACCCGGCGTTGATGCAGGTGCCGCCACCGAGGCAGCGAGCTCGTCTCATGATGACGCCATCCTCGGAGACGAAACTCTGCGCCGGCGAGGTCGGGGTGATGTAGGCGAGGTTGTTGGTTTGAGAGGCGAGGTTGGAAATGTTGGGATTCCCGTAGGGCGAACCGCCTCTTTCCAGCAGCAGCACGTCGAACCTCTCCGAGAGGGTGGCGGCCAAGGGGCAGCCGGCTGTCCCGCCGCCGACGATGATGTAGTCGTGGTATGAGACCCGTGGCGCATGTGTCGCATTCTTCACGAAGCCATACGGTGGCGCTGTTCACAGAattaaaccaaattaaaccatgcatatattaacaactaattaattaattacgaaAGTTAACATGGCTTAATCATATACATAATTAAAAGATCGAAGAGGAGAAACATTACAGTTGAGAGCATAGCAGAAGCCATggaagcagaagaagaagaagagagttgCAACAGCAGAAGCAGAAATGAGCATTCTTCGACTTTCCAACCCCATGATTTACTAATTACGTAATATGGATATGGAATATGGATTGGATCCATCCTTCAACCTTATATAAGCTAAGGGTGATGCGGACTAATTAAGAAGATATTTTACTTCCTATAAAATATGATTAAATATACGTTAGTTATATTTGACACGCATAGCATAGTCTAAACGAAGAAATAagaaatatagaaaaataaataggccaataagattaaaaaaaaaacaaaaaaacaaagtcAGGTCAATCATAACCACCTACTGGTTGTTGAAACTTAATTATCTACATTAAGAATACGCGTGTGGTCCCCTTTTAAAAATTGGCAAACTTTGAGTTGGTCGTCGAGACAAGAAAtggagaaaaagaaatagatcAATCAGATATcacaaaaaagaagaagaaaaagtcaGGTCAATAATAACCACCCTATTGGTTACGTTGTTGAAACTTCTATATATTACGACTGTGTTGGTCTAATCTTGTAAAAAGTCTCAgttgataaaaattttaaaggatatttatttgtaAATTTTGACTCTTTAACGCGACACGattgaaaataaattattaaaaatcacaAGTTTTCAAAGAAACGTGAGAATTATTGATCATCTAGATGTCTTGATCCTCCTAGCTAGAGAAGGTCAACTGTATGGATAaacttttatatattttatgagaTTGTCCTGCATTTCATATTGCGTGGGGATTAATATAATGTCTAGTTATTTCTTAGAAAGGGTATAATATATGTTTTAAATGTGgcgaaaaaaaattctataaccGAATTAATAAGATTTAAATGGGGCTTTTATGCATCGTATCTTTAATAAAATCTAGAAATTATTATAACTCAATAATAAATTCATCAGTTAAATTTCGACATTTAGATAAGTTTATAAACCCTACtcctttctttctttatttttcctatttctaaatttaaaatttaaagctaATACACTAATATCATTACAATTATTTTGATCCACATACAGCTAACAAGTAATGCATGAGCAATTgatgttgatcctgtctgaaaaatGACGAAGACGACTAACTATGTAGGTGACTTTTAGGTTGACTTTGTGAAGATTTCGCTCCATTCTGTAACACAAAAAATGTCAGTGCCGAGTCAGGGATGGAGCCCCTAGTGTTGACCCTCCGATTcttaagtcagtcaccggaaaAATAGTAGAGTAATGTAGATGCAGGTGATAGTTGTGCGCGTACCTCCTTGGGTGCTTGGACCCCACCTTTATATAGAGCGTCGGTAACTTGTGTACTCGCTT encodes the following:
- the LOC122043491 gene encoding protein HOTHEAD-like, with the protein product MGLESRRMLISASAVATLFFFFCFHGFCYALNSPPYGFVKNATHAPRVSYHDYIIVGGGTAGCPLAATLSERFDVLLLERGGSPYGNPNISNLASQTNNLAYITPTSPAQSFVSEDGVIMRRARCLGGGTCINAGFYSRASRQEVMDMGLNPKLVDQSFRWVEREVVFRPHLTGWTSALRAGLLEAGVTPDNGFTYDHLEGTKVGGTIFDPAGHRHTAADLLKYADPARITVLVRATAQRILFRNVTAGGHRKKQPQAYGVVYKDLDGNIHEARLKQGSISAGEIIVSAGALGSPQLLMLSGVGPADHLRSLGVEVVLDQPMVGQGIADNPMNVLVVPSPEPLSPTSLQVVGIRPGYYIESLTGFSFGVGNSSSHTGVIVEKLAKPLSRGYLRLKNVDPEDNPSVTYNYFTEPEDVRTCVEAMQTIMRTVDTEAFSEFRYPNQTVEYLQNLTASLVVNNRARSPQDGTSLEQYCKDLVNTIYHFHGGCEVGKVVDHDYRVIGVDGLRVIDGSTFSFSPGTNPQATLMMLGRYMGLLIRKGGK